A part of Myxococcus landrumus genomic DNA contains:
- a CDS encoding phage portal protein produces MGLLDKMRAALGGGAKRKGTGLELSRWTAAPPRREVPALLAAYAEMPWLGTIVDTVGDAFADVTWRAFIRQDPTTRKALVDVSLRRAGGDVRRERLKSLAEVGGAVELSDHPLLRLLADPNDYMTGRDFSKLFTLHYDLTGEFFAVVEELAGVPVGLWPVPPDCVLALPDLSKPKAERTYAVTAGGRLFTLPAASVICVKRLNPADPLGRGIGIAYALGDEVDTDEHAARYVKNAFWNNMLPGAVIAIEGFSEGQAGPARAFKESLAREYGGPANAGRVMITSGKTTFARLDTPFRDMQLVELRRFLMDYIRMVYRVPPEIVGDVTSSNKATSYAAREHLAEQATKPRAEVWLAAMQKHLAPRFGDDVILTYDSPVPADREHRLRVMGTLPSAFTFDEWRTEAGFRPHPERQGFAELLPGQKPHEPGQTPTPVEGGAAAASSETAKSD; encoded by the coding sequence ATGGGGTTGCTCGACAAGATGCGCGCCGCGCTGGGCGGTGGTGCGAAGCGCAAGGGGACGGGGCTGGAGCTGAGCCGGTGGACTGCGGCTCCGCCCCGCCGTGAGGTGCCCGCACTGCTCGCGGCCTATGCTGAAATGCCGTGGCTGGGGACCATCGTCGACACGGTGGGTGACGCGTTCGCGGATGTGACGTGGCGGGCGTTCATCCGGCAAGACCCCACGACACGGAAAGCTCTCGTCGACGTGTCGCTGCGGCGGGCGGGCGGAGACGTGCGGCGCGAGCGCTTGAAGTCGCTCGCCGAAGTGGGCGGTGCGGTGGAGCTGTCGGACCATCCGCTGTTGCGGTTGCTCGCCGACCCGAACGACTACATGACGGGGCGCGACTTCTCGAAGCTGTTCACCTTGCACTACGACCTGACCGGCGAGTTCTTCGCAGTCGTCGAGGAACTGGCAGGTGTGCCCGTTGGCCTGTGGCCGGTGCCGCCCGACTGTGTGCTCGCGCTTCCGGACCTGAGCAAGCCGAAGGCAGAACGCACGTACGCGGTGACGGCTGGCGGACGCCTCTTCACTCTGCCCGCGGCGAGCGTGATTTGCGTGAAAAGGCTGAACCCGGCGGACCCACTCGGTCGCGGTATCGGAATCGCCTACGCGCTCGGTGACGAGGTCGACACGGACGAGCACGCCGCGCGCTACGTGAAGAACGCCTTCTGGAACAACATGCTGCCCGGCGCGGTCATCGCCATTGAGGGTTTCAGCGAAGGCCAGGCCGGGCCAGCTCGGGCGTTCAAAGAGAGCCTCGCGCGTGAGTACGGGGGCCCCGCCAACGCTGGCCGGGTGATGATTACGAGCGGCAAGACAACCTTCGCGCGCCTCGACACACCGTTTCGCGACATGCAGCTCGTCGAGCTTCGCCGCTTCCTGATGGATTACATCCGGATGGTGTACCGCGTGCCCCCGGAGATTGTGGGCGACGTGACGAGCAGCAACAAAGCAACGAGCTATGCCGCGCGTGAACATCTCGCGGAACAGGCCACTAAGCCGCGCGCGGAGGTCTGGCTCGCGGCGATGCAAAAGCACCTCGCCCCGCGTTTCGGCGACGACGTGATTCTCACCTACGACTCCCCCGTGCCCGCCGACCGTGAGCATCGGTTGCGGGTGATGGGCACGCTTCCCAGTGCCTTCACCTTCGACGAATGGCGCACCGAAGCGGGCTTCAGGCCGCATCCCGAGCGTCAGGGGTTCGCGGAGCTGCTGCCGGGCCAGAAGCCCCACGAGCCGGGCCAGACACCAACGCCCGTCGAGGGCGGCGCAGCAGCGGCAAGCTCGGAGACAGCAAAGAGCGACTGA
- a CDS encoding HK97 family phage prohead protease has protein sequence MTVSVSRSLRLSAVRKDAATLNVVESVGGRRVYKFRASDGDFDRYSDRLNVKGWQVDAYNANGVVLFNHDDGATSSGAEPQLPIGKGRVYVEGDALMVEVEFDDEDEFARKVERKVAKGVLNAVSVRYLMLPGQYRANERGGFDCDAQELLEVSVVTIPGNSRAVRAKSLDEGADDLVERIAARVVELLDARGEAKSTDEDESEPEASDKPAPDTKEPPAESPKADEDEDEAKGFIASDAAKSFVEAFTGYIRGEKQ, from the coding sequence ATGACTGTATCTGTTTCACGCTCCCTTCGATTGAGTGCTGTACGCAAAGACGCGGCGACGCTGAATGTCGTCGAATCCGTTGGCGGGCGGCGCGTCTACAAGTTCAGGGCGAGTGACGGCGACTTCGACCGCTACTCGGACAGGCTGAATGTCAAAGGCTGGCAGGTCGACGCTTACAACGCGAATGGCGTCGTGCTCTTCAACCATGACGACGGCGCCACTTCGTCGGGGGCTGAGCCGCAGTTGCCCATCGGCAAGGGGCGTGTGTACGTCGAAGGCGACGCCCTCATGGTGGAAGTCGAGTTCGACGACGAGGACGAGTTCGCGAGGAAGGTCGAGCGCAAGGTCGCAAAAGGCGTCCTGAATGCCGTCTCGGTTCGCTACCTCATGCTCCCCGGTCAGTATCGGGCGAACGAGCGCGGCGGCTTCGACTGCGACGCACAAGAACTGCTCGAAGTCTCGGTCGTGACCATCCCGGGGAACTCTCGGGCCGTGCGCGCGAAGTCTCTCGACGAGGGAGCTGACGACCTTGTCGAGCGTATCGCCGCGCGTGTGGTGGAGCTGCTCGACGCGCGGGGCGAAGCGAAGTCGACGGACGAAGACGAGTCCGAACCGGAAGCGTCCGACAAGCCAGCTCCCGACACGAAAGAGCCCCCTGCCGAATCGCCAAAGGCAGATGAGGACGAAGACGAAGCGAAGGGATTCATCGCCTCCGACGCCGCGAAGAGCTTCGTCGAGGCATTCACGGGCTACATCCGAGGTGAGAAGCAATGA
- a CDS encoding terminase large subunit domain-containing protein — MRSILKGAWGKFAEGLAPHESPASRMVRAAGSRAQLAKLFGNLDDKEVELLVYDLDFWARREQTPPDKFATCFVMAGRGFGKTWCGARWVIKKAWQAKSVGALVGPTAADVRDTMIRGASGILALSPPWFTPKYEPSKRRVTWPNGVYAICYSADKPDRLRGPNAGWGWGDEPASWKHDMAAVDQLPLVLRIGSRDDPPQLLLTGTPRPLKKIEELLFANTETQELKPGVVLRTGSSLSNAANLAPTAVANMRALAGTRWGQQEVLGRLLMDVPGAIFGSAKWRRVDADPHEYAQQLDRRIVSVDPSPTSETGSDETGIIVEGCKSSVLHGADGMPLKRVSVLADLSRRASPREWATAAIRAYLEWGCDALVVEVNTGGEMVETLISTVAGEMGVSVNVKPVRATSAKSKRAEPVSALAEAGRVEFVGTFPKLEQQLSKFTGVNGRRDDRADAFCWGVHDLVFSEQFFAV; from the coding sequence ATGCGCAGCATTCTGAAAGGCGCCTGGGGAAAGTTCGCGGAGGGGCTCGCGCCGCATGAGTCACCCGCGTCTCGGATGGTTCGTGCGGCAGGTTCCCGCGCGCAGCTCGCGAAGCTGTTCGGCAATCTCGACGACAAGGAAGTCGAGCTGCTCGTCTACGACCTCGACTTCTGGGCGCGTCGTGAGCAGACGCCTCCCGACAAGTTCGCGACCTGCTTTGTGATGGCGGGAAGAGGCTTCGGGAAGACGTGGTGCGGCGCGCGGTGGGTCATCAAGAAGGCGTGGCAGGCGAAGAGCGTCGGGGCGCTGGTTGGCCCGACTGCGGCGGACGTGCGCGACACGATGATTCGCGGTGCGTCCGGCATCCTCGCCCTGTCGCCTCCCTGGTTCACTCCGAAGTACGAGCCCAGCAAGCGGCGGGTGACGTGGCCGAACGGCGTCTACGCCATCTGCTACTCCGCGGATAAGCCCGACCGGTTGCGCGGCCCCAATGCCGGATGGGGCTGGGGTGACGAGCCCGCGAGCTGGAAACACGACATGGCGGCGGTTGACCAGCTCCCCCTGGTGCTGCGCATCGGCTCACGCGACGACCCGCCCCAGCTCCTCCTGACGGGGACACCGCGCCCGCTGAAGAAGATTGAGGAGCTGCTCTTCGCGAACACGGAGACCCAGGAGTTGAAGCCGGGCGTCGTGCTGCGCACGGGCTCGTCGCTGAGCAACGCCGCGAACCTGGCGCCCACTGCCGTGGCGAACATGCGCGCGCTCGCGGGGACGCGATGGGGACAGCAAGAGGTGCTCGGGCGTCTGCTGATGGACGTGCCCGGTGCCATCTTCGGCAGTGCGAAATGGCGGCGCGTCGACGCGGACCCTCACGAGTACGCGCAGCAGTTGGACCGGCGCATCGTTAGCGTGGACCCTAGTCCCACGAGCGAGACGGGCTCGGACGAAACAGGAATCATCGTCGAAGGGTGCAAGTCGAGTGTGCTTCACGGGGCCGACGGCATGCCGCTCAAGCGCGTGTCGGTGCTCGCGGACCTGTCGCGTCGGGCGAGTCCTCGGGAGTGGGCGACGGCGGCCATCCGCGCCTATCTCGAATGGGGATGTGACGCGTTGGTTGTCGAAGTCAACACGGGCGGCGAGATGGTGGAGACGCTCATCAGCACCGTTGCGGGCGAGATGGGCGTGAGCGTTAACGTGAAGCCCGTCCGGGCCACGAGCGCGAAGAGCAAACGTGCCGAGCCCGTGTCCGCACTGGCCGAAGCGGGGCGCGTCGAGTTCGTCGGCACCTTCCCGAAACTCGAACAGCAGCTCAGCAAATTCACCGGAGTTAACGGCCGTAGGGATGACAGAGCCGACGCCTTCTGCTGGGGAGTCCACGACCTCGTGTTCTCCGAGCAGTTCTTCGCGGTCTGA
- a CDS encoding sigma-70 family RNA polymerase sigma factor, with product MDRNACHRNGERKERKLSGYVSASRRQAELVTLVMRARASGDAALERRLSEEMLKSVRPIIRRVIGSLLARAGSLEPRDLEQVAREAVLRALTKYDDTRGSQSFGEVAFFRIRSACEQHTRMHSSDVHLSDGDYKRRTLRTRAREERSVVRVQSLDSPSQFSDDSSVAESRSGELEASLREMSGVDAGDESPEALLLAAERRALVLGAMRRLSSENQELVSLVFGFDGAPQSVRSLAEAWGTPKSRVNRMLASALEELRELLADEGA from the coding sequence ATGGACCGCAATGCATGTCACCGAAACGGTGAACGAAAGGAACGGAAACTCTCTGGGTATGTCTCGGCATCAAGGCGTCAGGCAGAGCTGGTAACTCTCGTCATGCGCGCCCGCGCGAGTGGAGATGCAGCTCTTGAGCGGCGCCTGTCCGAAGAGATGCTCAAGTCAGTGCGGCCAATCATCCGGCGTGTCATCGGGTCTCTCCTGGCGCGCGCGGGCTCACTCGAACCACGAGACCTCGAACAAGTCGCGAGAGAGGCAGTGCTACGCGCTCTCACGAAGTACGACGACACGCGGGGGAGTCAGTCTTTCGGTGAGGTCGCTTTCTTCCGGATTCGATCCGCTTGCGAGCAGCACACGCGAATGCACTCCAGCGACGTCCATTTGAGTGACGGTGACTACAAGCGTCGCACTCTGCGTACACGTGCGCGCGAGGAGCGAAGTGTTGTCCGAGTCCAATCGCTGGACTCGCCATCTCAATTTTCTGACGACAGCTCAGTCGCGGAGTCGCGGAGCGGTGAACTGGAAGCCTCACTGCGAGAGATGTCGGGCGTGGATGCTGGCGACGAATCACCCGAGGCGCTGTTGCTGGCGGCTGAGCGTCGAGCGCTCGTCCTCGGTGCGATGCGGCGGCTGTCCAGTGAGAATCAGGAGCTGGTGTCGCTGGTGTTCGGTTTCGACGGCGCTCCGCAGTCGGTTCGCTCCCTCGCTGAAGCATGGGGCACGCCAAAGAGCCGAGTGAACCGGATGCTGGCGAGTGCCCTGGAAGAGCTGCGCGAGTTGCTCGCCGACGAGGGGGCGTAG
- a CDS encoding virulence-associated E family protein: MPHSVELSWPELAAKLVMHRRSKCPTTPCVRGCPGKNGPAWSPVDIVERRRSENVRAVTVAVFDLDHLTAPQLSCLDAVERAGFAYALHSTHSNRPPDDYCLRLVMPLSRPVLPREWASVREAAIRMLALPADPATRDLARMYFLPDAPEGAEPFALTGNGAPLDVDELLDMSRAGLPVSTPAISAPAPTSDSVPADLYELRAHLRRIRKPEHVVLVRRVLAGEPLAPVGEQDNTLNALMSCAAFVLPLSTPESAVLELFRASFVATDWREGTEHLCAQAMLKLRRHRERRKSRDEARQADNRAIWEALGGKAPAPTSQDIPGTEEDAPNPDDWMRDLVLDETKDGSKRIRNCDANIYTVLLSSPEWRGVFRFNEVNKALEVEGGPIGPGMDLETLDVLVTNWIQRSAYGQLGLQPRVPAVAQQLLAVAKRNSYDPVADYLNGLVWDGRSRLDELLATYFGARGDAGYLRAVGAKWAISAVARALRPGCKVDTVMILEGPQGLRKSTAFRILGGRYFSDAPVDVTNKDSAMLASQFWFIELAELSTFRKSEDQALKAFITRTEDTYRPPYGRTNVKTPRRCVFVGTTNDDDYLRDPTGHRRFWPVKCSRIDTEALARDRDQIWAEAVVRYHQGESWWLSSKDAEGAEQQAALRMENHGDSRKEVILKWLLEMPAEKRPSDVTILHVGVEAFALHPAQVDPRISREIGAALKALQFTRGQRRMGDGTRPLVYYLPDELRHAPTEKRGERRTGHNSSMRD, translated from the coding sequence GTGCCGCACTCCGTTGAGCTGTCGTGGCCCGAGCTGGCCGCGAAGCTCGTCATGCACCGTCGGAGCAAGTGCCCCACAACGCCCTGTGTCCGTGGATGCCCCGGCAAGAATGGCCCCGCCTGGAGCCCCGTGGACATCGTCGAGCGGCGCCGCAGCGAGAACGTGCGAGCCGTTACGGTGGCGGTGTTCGACCTCGACCATCTGACGGCGCCGCAGCTCTCGTGCCTCGACGCGGTCGAACGAGCAGGGTTCGCCTATGCCCTCCACTCGACGCACAGCAACCGCCCGCCCGATGACTACTGCCTTCGACTCGTGATGCCGTTGTCGCGGCCCGTGCTCCCGCGCGAATGGGCATCCGTCCGTGAAGCCGCAATCCGGATGCTCGCCCTGCCAGCGGACCCGGCAACGCGCGACCTGGCGCGGATGTATTTCTTGCCCGACGCGCCCGAAGGGGCCGAGCCATTCGCCCTCACTGGCAACGGAGCGCCCCTGGATGTCGACGAGCTGCTCGACATGTCGCGCGCGGGCCTCCCGGTGTCGACGCCTGCCATCTCGGCCCCGGCACCCACCTCCGACTCCGTCCCCGCCGACCTGTACGAGCTGCGGGCCCACCTGCGACGCATCCGCAAGCCCGAGCATGTCGTCCTTGTGCGCCGGGTCCTCGCGGGTGAGCCCCTGGCCCCAGTTGGCGAGCAGGACAACACGCTCAACGCGCTGATGTCGTGCGCGGCATTCGTGTTGCCGCTGAGCACGCCCGAGTCGGCCGTCCTTGAGCTATTCCGTGCGTCCTTCGTGGCCACGGACTGGCGAGAGGGAACCGAGCACCTGTGCGCGCAGGCCATGCTGAAGCTGCGGCGCCACCGTGAGCGACGAAAGTCCCGCGACGAAGCCCGACAGGCGGACAATCGCGCCATCTGGGAGGCACTCGGAGGCAAGGCACCCGCGCCGACGTCGCAGGACATTCCAGGCACCGAGGAAGACGCACCCAACCCGGACGACTGGATGCGCGACCTGGTGCTCGACGAGACGAAGGACGGCAGCAAGCGCATCCGGAACTGCGACGCGAACATCTACACCGTGCTTCTCAGCTCCCCCGAGTGGCGCGGCGTCTTCCGCTTCAACGAGGTGAACAAGGCGCTTGAGGTGGAAGGCGGCCCCATCGGTCCCGGCATGGACCTGGAGACGCTCGACGTACTGGTCACCAACTGGATTCAGCGAAGCGCCTACGGACAGCTCGGCTTGCAGCCACGGGTTCCGGCCGTCGCGCAGCAGCTCTTGGCCGTCGCGAAGCGCAACAGCTACGACCCTGTCGCCGACTACTTGAATGGGCTCGTCTGGGACGGGAGGTCGCGCCTCGACGAGCTGCTCGCGACCTACTTCGGTGCGCGCGGAGATGCCGGATACCTGCGGGCCGTCGGAGCGAAGTGGGCCATCTCCGCGGTTGCTCGTGCCCTTCGGCCCGGGTGCAAGGTGGACACGGTGATGATTCTTGAGGGCCCCCAGGGACTCAGGAAGTCGACCGCATTCCGCATCCTGGGAGGGCGCTATTTCTCTGATGCACCCGTCGACGTCACGAACAAGGACAGCGCGATGCTGGCCTCTCAGTTCTGGTTCATCGAACTGGCCGAGCTGTCGACGTTCCGCAAGTCCGAGGACCAGGCCCTCAAGGCGTTCATCACGCGCACGGAGGACACCTACCGGCCTCCCTACGGGCGCACCAACGTGAAGACACCGCGACGGTGCGTGTTCGTCGGGACGACCAATGACGACGACTACCTGCGCGACCCCACGGGGCACCGTCGCTTCTGGCCGGTGAAGTGCTCCCGCATCGACACTGAGGCGTTGGCGCGCGACAGGGACCAGATTTGGGCCGAAGCCGTCGTGCGCTACCACCAGGGCGAGTCATGGTGGCTCAGCAGCAAGGACGCGGAAGGGGCCGAGCAGCAAGCAGCGCTGCGCATGGAGAACCACGGGGACAGCCGCAAGGAAGTCATCCTGAAGTGGTTGCTGGAGATGCCTGCCGAGAAGCGCCCCAGCGACGTGACCATCCTGCACGTCGGTGTGGAAGCCTTCGCGCTCCACCCGGCACAGGTCGACCCACGCATCTCCCGGGAGATTGGCGCGGCCCTGAAAGCGCTGCAATTCACGCGCGGCCAGCGCCGAATGGGAGACGGGACGCGGCCACTCGTCTACTACTTGCCGGACGAGCTGCGGCACGCCCCCACGGAGAAGCGCGGCGAGCGACGCACCGGCCACAACAGCTCAATGCGCGACTGA